In one Lolium rigidum isolate FL_2022 chromosome 3, APGP_CSIRO_Lrig_0.1, whole genome shotgun sequence genomic region, the following are encoded:
- the LOC124700675 gene encoding uncharacterized protein LOC124700675: MGLCVSCDAAADCTPTARVVLPSGELREYSQPATAAVAVEEVSHGKEGWFLCDADAMGLQGSVAAVPGADELRPGQIYFVLPAEMLRRSLTLEEVAALAVKASAALVKASSAGGRRRRGSVVPLVFEPSEEDYSDDSVMTIVAAKQAVVQKRPVACRGGRSPPRFSPDLTAIPESE, encoded by the coding sequence ATGGGTCTCTGCGTGTCGTGCGACGCAGCGGCCGACTGCACCCCGACCGCGAGGGTGGTGCTGCCCAGCGGCGAGCTCCGGGAGTACTCTCAGCCGGCCACCGCGGCAGTGGCGGTCGAGGAGGTTAGCCACGGCAAGGAGGGGTGGTTCCTCTGCGACGCCGACGCGATGGGGCTCCAGGGCTCCGTCGCCGCGGTTCCCGGCGCCGACGAGCTTCGGCCGGGGCAGATCTACTTCGTGCTCCCGGCCGAGATGCTGCGCCGCAGCCTCACCCTCGAGGAGGTGGCCGCGCTCGCCGTCAAGGCCAGCGCCGCCCTCGTCAAGGCCTCGTctgccggcggccggcgccgACGGGGCTCGGTGGTGCCACTCGTGTTTGAACCGTCCGAGGAGGATTACTCCGACGATTCGGTGATGACCATCGTCGCGGCGAAGCAGGCCGTGGTCCAGAAGCGGCCGGTGGCGTGCCGCGGCGGGAGGTCGCCGCCGAGATTCTCTCCCGACTTGACCGCCATCCCGGAGAGTGAGTAG